A genomic stretch from Cellulomonas sp. KRMCY2 includes:
- a CDS encoding type II toxin-antitoxin system VapC family toxin codes for MRILADTHVLLWWLADDPALPAHQRDALADEHNDVFFSAVSISEIAIKASLGKLEAPADPTAALLSGGFEALPLTAAHAERLRDLPGHHKDPFDRMLVAQAQCEGLVVATLDSQIGAYAVDVL; via the coding sequence ATGAGGATCCTCGCCGACACCCACGTGCTGCTCTGGTGGCTCGCCGACGACCCGGCGCTGCCCGCGCACCAGCGGGACGCCCTGGCCGATGAGCACAACGACGTCTTCTTCTCGGCGGTGAGCATCAGCGAGATCGCGATCAAGGCATCGCTCGGCAAGCTCGAGGCACCGGCGGACCCGACCGCCGCGCTGCTGTCCGGCGGCTTCGAGGCGCTGCCCCTGACGGCGGCGCACGCCGAGCGGCTCCGCGACCTGCCCGGGCACCACAAGGACCCGTTCGACCGGATGCTCGTCGCCCAGGCCCAGTGCGAGGGCCTGGTGGTCGCGACCCTCGACAGCCAGATCGGCGCCTACGCCGTCGACGTGCTCTGA
- a CDS encoding type II toxin-antitoxin system Phd/YefM family antitoxin, which translates to MGMTVNIYEAKTQLSKLVARAEAGEEITLTRHGRPVARIAPLPDRGGRREPGAWRGKVVIGEDFEAFTPDDAEAWFGR; encoded by the coding sequence ATGGGCATGACCGTGAACATCTACGAGGCGAAGACCCAGCTCTCCAAGCTCGTCGCCCGGGCTGAGGCAGGCGAGGAGATCACCCTGACCCGCCATGGTCGGCCCGTCGCACGCATCGCCCCGCTCCCGGACCGGGGCGGGCGCCGCGAGCCGGGCGCCTGGCGCGGCAAGGTCGTCATCGGGGAGGACTTCGAAGCCTTCACCCCGGACGACGCCGAGGCCTGGTTCGGTCGATGA
- a CDS encoding IS110 family transposase, which produces MFSERTSVGLDVHARSVAAAAIDGVTGELFQARLTPSHEHIRGWIGALPGPVAATYEAGPTGFGLARALKADGIRCVVAAPSKLQRPSGDRVKTDARDAVHLARLLRLDEITAVVIPSEDQEAARDLVRAREDCRGDLMRARHRLSKLLLRHGIVYDGGQAWTGTHDGWLRRQHFEAPAVQMAFESDYDAVLATDARRDRLDAAITAMATDSEFTPVVRRLSCLRGVSTLTSFALAVEIGDWHRFTGNTIGSFVGLVPSEHSSGARRVQGSITKTGNTHARRLLVEAAWHHRARYRPGATMLARWDLASPAARARGDEGNRRLHARWVRFDEHHKRPVIANVAIARELAGWCWSLATLEDHTTAR; this is translated from the coding sequence GTGTTCTCTGAGCGTACGAGTGTGGGGCTCGACGTGCACGCACGGTCGGTCGCGGCGGCTGCGATCGATGGCGTGACGGGCGAGCTGTTCCAGGCGAGGTTGACGCCCTCGCACGAGCACATCCGCGGGTGGATAGGCGCGTTGCCGGGTCCGGTCGCGGCGACGTATGAGGCCGGGCCGACCGGCTTCGGGCTCGCGCGGGCACTGAAGGCGGACGGGATTCGGTGCGTGGTCGCGGCTCCCTCGAAGTTGCAGCGACCGTCGGGGGATCGGGTCAAGACCGACGCCAGGGACGCGGTGCACCTCGCCCGGCTGTTGCGGCTGGACGAGATCACCGCCGTGGTCATTCCCTCCGAGGACCAGGAGGCGGCCCGGGACCTGGTCCGGGCGCGAGAGGACTGCCGCGGGGACTTGATGCGAGCCCGGCACCGGCTCTCGAAGCTGCTGCTGCGCCACGGGATCGTCTACGACGGCGGGCAGGCGTGGACCGGGACCCACGACGGGTGGCTACGACGCCAGCACTTCGAGGCCCCGGCGGTGCAGATGGCCTTCGAGTCCGACTACGACGCCGTGCTCGCCACCGATGCGCGCCGCGACCGGCTCGACGCTGCGATCACCGCGATGGCCACGGACAGCGAGTTCACCCCGGTCGTGCGGCGGTTGAGCTGCCTGCGGGGTGTCTCGACGTTGACGTCGTTCGCCCTGGCGGTCGAGATCGGTGACTGGCACCGGTTCACCGGCAACACCATCGGCTCCTTCGTCGGTCTGGTCCCCAGCGAGCACTCCTCGGGGGCCCGCCGGGTGCAGGGCTCGATCACCAAGACCGGCAACACCCACGCCCGTCGGCTGCTGGTCGAAGCAGCCTGGCACCACCGGGCCCGCTACCGACCCGGTGCGACCATGTTGGCCCGCTGGGACCTGGCCTCACCGGCTGCCCGCGCCCGCGGTGACGAGGGGAACCGGCGTCTGCACGCCCGCTGGGTCCGGTTCGACGAACACCACAAGCGACCCGTGATCGCCAACGTCGCCATCGCCCGCGAGCTCGCCGGCTGGTGCTGGTCACTGGCCACCCTCGAGGACCACACGACGGCCCGCTGA